ACGCCAATAAACAAGTAAATTATTGAGTAATGATTTGTCATAGGCATTGTCTGAAATAAATGCTTAGCAAATTAAGTGTTTTATTTCTGTTAAGCAGAACGTTTGTTTTTATATGTTGTTCGATAAATAATGAATGTGAGATTAAGTGACACAGTTAATGTTCACAAATAATAAAAAAAGTGGTGTATGTAATGGAAAATATTGATTTAGAAGAAAAAGTAAACAAACTTGTATCTGATAATTTTTCAGAAGATATTGATAACAAAAAAGCAAGTATAAATTCAGCAATGGAAAACATAAAAAGCATTATTGAATTATGTGGCGATGATCCAGAAAGAGATGGCTTAATTGAGACACCCTATCGATTTTTGAAAGCTTTTTTTGAATATACAGAAGGCTATAAAGAAAATCCAAAAAACCATTTAAAGAAAACATTCGATGTGCAACAAGATGATATGGTATTGGTTAAAGATATTGAATTTTACTCCATGTGTGAACATCATTTCGCTCCCTTTTTCGGCGTAGCACATGTAGGCTATATTCCAGATCAAAAAGTTACGGGTTTATCTAAAATAGCTAGAGTAGTTGAAGGTTATGCTAGAAGATTTCAAGTTCAAGAACGCTTAACTTCACAAATAGCCACTGCTATAAATGAAGAGCTAAAACCTAAAGGCGTCATGGTTGTGATTGAGGCGAAGCATATGTGTATGTGTAGTAGAGGAATTAAAAAAGACCAATCATCAACTTTAACTTCTGCTGTACATGGCTTATTCCAAAGTAGCTATAACACAAGAAGCGAATTTTTGACTTTGATTCATAAATAATTTGATTAAGGTGTTGTAATGATATGAAACGAAAAGTTGCATTAATAACTGGAAGTGCAAAAGGTTTAGGTAAAAAAACTGCATTTGATTTAGCTGAAGCTGGTATAGATGTTGTGATTAACTACAAAACAAGCAAAGATGCAGCACAATATACCGTTGAAAAAATCAATACTCTATATGATGTCAATGCGATAGCTGTCCAAGCTGACGTTAGTGATCCTAATGAAGTAGACAGAATGGTGCAATATATTATGTCGACTATGGGTTCGATTGATATTTTAATTCATAATGCTGGTCCTTTTATAGCAGAAAAACTAAAAATAACTGACATCAGTTTTGAACAATGGGACTTAATGATTAATGGTAATTTTAAAAGTTTCTTTAACTTAGTTAAATGTATTGTTCCTATTATGAGGAATAATGCTTGGGGCAGAGTCATAACTATAGGGTTCGATCAAGTTCATACATTTCCTGCTTGGACATATCGTGGTGTTTATGCTGCTGCCAAAACCGGGACAATGTCTTTAACTAAAACTTTGGCTAAAGAAGAAGCTAGTTATAACATAACTTTTAATGCTGTTTCTCCAGGCGATATTTCAGAACAAAATAAAGATAAAGATATCAATTATGAAACAACAAATGGTAACTTCAAGCAACACGAAATACAGAGAGAAGAATATGGCGAAGATATTTCACGCGTTATCAAGTTTCTTTGTGAAGAAGATTCTGGTTACATAACAGGTGCGATTATACCTATTACCGGAAATCATAATATTGTTAATAAACACGATAATTAACAAAAAGCAGGCGCTTGAACATGACCGAAAACATTGTAATTATAGGTAGCTCTACCGTCAGCGTATTTACTACTAGTGAATTAAGAAAAGATGGCTATGAAGCTAAAATCACGATAGTAGAAAGCGAAAATCGTTTTCCATATGATAAGCCACCCCTATTTAAAGAGTGGATGCAGGATAATAAAGATGAAAAACTGCCATTGCTAAAGCCTGAAACATTTTTTGATGATAATAATATACAGTTAATCTTAAATACAAAATAACAAGTATAGATACAGACAAAAAGCAATTATTTTCAGAAGATGATCAAACTATTAGCTATGACAAACTAGTTATAAACTTTAAAAAGTGTTTTAAAAGAAGGTTAAACATGACATTTTATGACGAAAACGGCAATGCTATAGCTTACACCGAGGATTCAGTACACCTCTATCTTTTCACTGGTTAACCCGTAGTATATTTTGCAAATAAAAAAGTATACGGTTTTAACGGGGCTCATTTAGGTTGGTTTGAAGATGGGTGGATTAGAGATTTAAAAGGCAAATGCGTATTATTTAATTCCACAGCAACTGAAAAGGCCCAATAAACCTATAAAACAATCTGCGCCAGTTAAAGAGACTAAGCCAGTAAAAAATCAAAAAAGCGCGTGAAAAATAAAAAATATATATCATTCGTCCTGGTCACATATAAGAGGAAAAGATTTTCTATTACAAGGTATTTAAAAACAATTATAAGTAGAAGGATAAATAAATTGGAAATTGTTATTTATTATGATGGTTTAATTTACCTATAAACATTAAAATTAATACTTATGCTATATATAAAAATAACAATATTTCACAACTTCTTAATGGTATTGATAATATGTATCAATAAAAAATCCGCTTAATTCTGATTAAGCGGATTTTTGCTTTTTTTTACTTTCAAACCACTAATAACTTATCAAAAAACACTTCTGCTAAATTCAATTGATTATGAATTCAGTGGGAGTGTCTTACTATAATAACCACCATTAAAATAATTTATCCTACTATTATTATTCAAAGTTTTCATTGACAATGGCTCTAACGTTTTTCATAATGCTTGCCTTTTTATAGCCATGTAAATCATGCAATGCTTTATATGCTTTGAATAATTTTTTGTAGGTTGCGACTTTGTCTTCTTCTGGTTCTACTTGATAAAGTATCGGCTCTTTCATGGCTTGAATAGCCTGTTCAAATGAATCGTGTGCTTTACCGCTTATAGCGCCCAATATGGCTGCTCCTATTGCAGGGGCATACTCGCTATCGATAATAGTGATAGTCTTATTCAATACATTGGCATATATTTCCATTAATAATGGGTTTTTCTTCGGTATGCCGCCACATGCATATACGTTATCTACTTCCATTTGCCAACCTTGATATTGTTGCATAATCATTTTCGTACCAAAAGCCGTAGCTTCCATATATGCTCGGTAAATCTCTTCATGTCTTGTTTGTAGCGTCATGCCAAATAGACTTCCGGTTAGTGTACTATCACTTAGCACACTACGATTACCATTATGCCAATCGAGTGCCACTAAACCACTTTCTCCTGGCGCCAACTTCTGCGCCTTTTCATTAAGTAATTCAAAAATTGAAATATTACGATTTTCAGCTTCGACAACGTAGTCGTACGGTGTTTGTTTGGCGATATATTCAAATAGATCACCCACCGCAGATTGTCCCGCTTCGTATGCATAAAGTTCAGGAATGATAGCTCCTTTGACCGAACCAGAGATGCCCGGCACTTTATGTTGTTCTTTATTAAGCATTAAATGACATGTACTCGTTCCCATTACCAACGTCATTTCTTTATCTTTTTCTGAACCTATACCTAATAAACTCGCATGTGCATCAATAATAAATGGACTTACTGCTATTGTGTCTGGGAGTCCTAATTTATCAGCCATCTCTGTACTTAATGTACCGACTGTGTCACCAATATTTACGATAGGTGCATCGACTTTTGTTCTCACTATATCAGACAATGCATCATCTATTTGATCAAATAAGTCATAATGAAACCCTGACTCTTGTTGCCAAAACGACTTGAAACCTAGTCCGCAATTAGAACGAACATTTTTCCCAGTTAATTTATTAACAATCCAATCCCCTGCTTCCATAATATTGGCTGTTTTAGCCATTACTTCAGGTGCTTTATGTTGTACTTCCATTATTTTTGGAATCATCCATTCACTACTTACATTAAATCCATAGTAACCTAACCATCTATTCTTTTGTTGTAGTGCTGTTTGGAATAATTTATCGGCTTCGGCTTGAGCGCCGTGATGCTTCCACAATTTTACGTATGCATGTGGATTATCTTTGAAGGCTTCATAGTTATGCATCGGCTCCATATATTCATCTACAAATACTACAGTCGAAGAAGTGAAATCAATGCCCATTCCTACTATATTGTTAACATCAATGTTGGCATTTTTTATTATGTATGGAATGCCTTCTTCAATGACATCCATATAATCATTAGCATTTTGTAACGCAAAACTTTGTGGTATCTTTTGACCATTTAATTGTTGCTCGATTGTTCCATGAGAATATTCTTTTATATATTGTGAAATAATTTCACCATTAGCTGTATTGACTAAAAATACTCTCCCAGAACCCGTGCCAAAATCAATACCTATACTGTAATTCATAATAACCCTCCATATACGCACAATAGAAAACGCTTTATTAAATAATAAGCAACTTAATAGTAAAAAGCAACGCACAAAACTTAAATAAACGAACAAAAATAAACATTCATTCAATAATTACAAGCACATAAAAACACATTTATTGTAGTTTTATGATTGACATATGCAAATGAAAGCGATTACTATTGTTTTTACAAACATAAATGTACAAAAAATAGTTTTATTTTTTCTAAAAATGATTTTTCTATTTTATTAGCAGTTTATATTTAAGACATCCTAGACCGACAAGCATAACACTAACATCACTATGTGTGATTAAAGGAGTATTTTATATGAGAAATTCAAATTCAGTTTTAGGTATGCCTCGCCAAATTGTTTGGGGTTACATAGGTATTATTATTTTCATGATGGGTGACGGTTTAGAAATTGGTTGGTTAAGTCCTTGGTTACATGAAAATGGTTTTTCCGTTAAAGAGACGAGTGCACTGTTTTCTTGTTATGGGGTTACTGTTGCTTTAGCAAGTTGGTTTAGCGGTGTGTTTGCCGAAGCATTAGGCGGCAAAAAAACAATGATACTTGGTTTATTCTTCTATATTATAGGAACAATTTGTTTTGTTGGATTTGCCATTCCATCAAATAATTTATATTTGATGTTACCTGCATATGCGCTACGTGGTTTGGGTTACCCGTTATTTGCTTATTCATTTTTAGTATGGATTTCTTACCGTTCAGAGCAAAAAACGTTAGGTGCCGCAGTTGGATGGTTTTGGTTTGTCTTTACTGGTGGTTTGAATGTTTTAGGTGCACTTTATTCTATTTGGGCGATTAAATATTTAGGACACATTAACACGTTATGGAGTTCACTATTCTGGGTTATTTTAGGTGCCGTATTCACAATTATTATTAATAGAGATAAATTACCTTCAAATCAAGGAAGTTCGAAAGAAAAGCTAAAAGAGATACTTAAAGGTATAACAATTATGAAGGAAGAGCCTAAAGTATTACTCGGTGGTATCGTCCGTGTAATTAATACGACGGCACAATTTGCCTTCCCTGTGTTCTTACCTATTTATTTATCAAGTTTCGGTATACCTACATCAAAATGGTTAGCCGTATGGTCTACTATCTTTGTAGGCAATATAGTTTTCAACTTAATCTTTGGTATCGTTGGCGATAAAATTGGTTGGCGTAACACGGTTATGTACTTCGGAGGCATTGGTAGCGGTATCTCAGTATTATTGATTGGTTATATTCCGATGTGGACTGACGGAAATATTGTATTATTAACCATCGTCGGATTTTGCTGGGGCGCATTTATCGCAGCCTACGTACCTTTATCAGCATTAATTCCTACACTAGTTAAACAAGATAAAGGTGCAGCACTTTCTGTACTGAATTTAGGTGCTGGTTTACCAGTCTTTGTTGGTCCAATGATTGTAAATTTATTTATCGATATCGTACATGACATTGGTATCATTTGGATTTTAGGTATACTTTACTTTATTAGTACGATTCTTACTTATTTCATCAAGCTACCTAGAAGTGCACAGTATGAATAATTAAGGCATTACTAATTTTATTATACTTATGTCTAAAATGGGGTGTAGTTAATGTTACCAGCTGAACGCGAAGAAAAGATAATTGCTTTCTTATTAGAACATAAACAAGCAACGATACACACATTATCAAAACAGTTCAATGTTCACGAAGCCACGATTCGTCGTGATTTAAATAAACTTGAACAATTCGATCAAATTAAACGTACACATGGTGGTGTCGTATTAAATAAAGGGGAAGTATGGGACGAGCTTAGCTTCGCTGATAGACAAACGAGCAATTATGAAGAAAAAGTTGCTATTGCCACTAGAGCTGCTGAATTTGTACAGGACAACGATACTATTATTATTGATTCAGGTTCTACAGGGCTACAATTAGCCTTAGCTTTACAAAACAAACGCAACTTAACGCTTATCACGAATGATATTTATATTGCATCTACTTTAAAATCGACAAACCATCAGGTCATCGTTACTGGTGGTGCTTTGCATAAAGACAATTATGTCTTAGATGGCCAGCTTGCAAACAACGCTTTAAAATCTTTTAACCCTTTAAAATTATTTTTAAGTACCCCTGCGATAGACGCAGTAAAAGGTGTGACGCATTTTAGTGAATCTTTAGCATATACGAAAGCGCAAATGGTAGAACAAGCACAAGAAGTTTATGTCTTGGTAGATAGTTCTAAACTAGATAAAGTTTCTTTATATAATGTGTGCGTTCCAAACAATATAGACATGCTAATAACCGACACTTCAAATTCAAATGCAAATTGGAATTCATATCGTAATCATTTCAAACATTTAACTCGTGTCGAAGTAGCTCATAACAATAATTAATTACTATATAATCTAACAGAGGTCATTTCTATATTTAGGAAATGACCTCTGTTTTTTATCCATTAAATTGAGCAGGATCTGGCCCGACACGCTGATTTTTATTTAATTTATCTATTTTTGTCATTTGTGTTTCAGAAAGTTCAAATCCAAAAACATCAATATTTTGTTCTATACGTGCTGGTGTTATAGATTTTGGGATTGTTATTACTCCGTGTTGTATATTCCAACGTAGCACAACTTGTGCCGTTGATTTATTTATTGTTTGTGCAATTTCGTTAATGGTTTCATCCGCTAATATTTCTGCATTCATTAATGGTGACCATGATTCCATTTGAATATCTTCCTCTATTAAATAATTGCGTAACAATGATTGATTAAAATAAGGATGAAATTCTACTTGGTTAATAACTGGTTTGAATTGTGCGTTCTTTTTCAATGTTTCTAAATGATCAATATTAAAATTACTCACGCCGATATTTTTAACCTTACCATCCTTATATAACTTTTCCATGCCTAACCATGTATCAATCATTAATGCTTCATCTGTACCTGGCCAATGAACTAAATATAAATCTAAATAATTAAGTCCTAAATTATTGAGTGAACGTTCATATCCTCTAATAACATTGTTCTTGCCAAAATCATCAAACCATAATTTAGAAGTAATAAATAAATCTTCACGTGAAATGCCAGCTGCTGCTATGCCTTCCTTAATACCTTGGCCTACCATTTCTTCATTTTCATAAACTAAAGCTGCATCGATACTTCTATAACCATTTATAATTGCATGTTTTACTGCTAATTTTGCAGTATCATCGTTAGCAACTCGAAAAACGCCTAACCCTAATTGTGGCATCTCATTTCCATTATTGAATGTTAGTTGATTCATCATTATTTACTCCTTATATTAGCATTGCGCTAAGTTATGTTGTTTTTCTCTACTATATAATGTGTACATCATTGCACTTGCGACTATAACCATTACGAAGCCAAAGTAAGGTGTCATTGCTACTGAAAATTCATTTAACACGTAACCACCAATAACGGATCCTAATGTAATACCTATATTAAACGCTGAAATATTTAAGCTTGATGCAAAATTGACAGTCGCTTTATTTTCACGTTCTGCAAATAACACAACGATAAGTTGTAATCCTGGCACATTCATAAAAGCAAATAATCCCATAAATAAAATGGCGATAAGTCCAATAATTGGATGGTCTGTCGTTACACCTACAAATAAAAGTACGATGGCTTGAATTAAAAAGATAATACTTAAAGCTTTAGTAGGCATTTTATTCGTGAATTTACCACCTAAAGTATTTCCTATCGCTACCATCACACCGTATACGATAAGTAAAACAACGACTGTGCTATCGCTATAACCTAATTGATGTGTCAACATTGATGTTAGATACGTATAGACGACAAACGTGCCACCATAACCTAAGGCAGTAATTAAGTAGACAAGCATAAGGGATTTATTTTTAAATACTTTTAATTGTTGAATGATTGGTGATTGTTCAAATTCGTTTAAATTACTTGGCACGAAAATCACATTAGCAATCAAACTAATGAAACCAATAATTGCTATTGTGATAAATGACATTTCCCAACCGAAATTTTGTCCAATCCAAGTTCCAAATGGTACGCCTGTAATTGTTGCAACAGTTAATCCGGTAAACATCATAGCAATTGCACTTGAACGTTTATCTGGGGACACAAGATCACTCGCTATAGCTGTAGCAATAGACATAAACACGCCATGCATTAATGCAGATAAGACACGCATTGCTAGTAACATCGTAAATGACGCTGAAAATGCTGCTAATAAATTAGCCACAATAAAGATAACCATAATTGTAATTAATAAATGTTTTCTTTTCATTTTATTTGTAAGTGGCGTTAGTACTGGGGCCCCTACCGTAACTCCAATGGCGTATAAAGATACTGTTAATCCAGCCATAGGAATTGTAATATCAAATGCATTTTTAATAAGTGGTAATAACCCAACGCTAATAAATTCTGTCATACCAATCGCAAAGGCTGAGACGGCTAAAGCAATAATTGCTAATTTTTGTTGTTTCATTTACTTCTTTCCTTCCTCTTTTATTAATATGTGTGTTATTATAATTCCATTAATCAAAAGAAGTAAGTACGCACTTTAAAGTCATATAGGTACCTAAAAGTACTATAGGCACTTTTTAGTACCTATGGAGGTGGAATATATGTTAAAGAATCATTATAATATCGGCGTAGAAGCAACGATTGATGTGTTAGGTGGCAAATGGAAACCTGTAGTGCTCTGTCATTTGAAGGATAATTGTACGATGCGAACTTCCGAACTTAAACGCGCCATCCCTAATATCACTCAAAAAATGTTGACGCAACAATTACGAGAGTTAGAAGAAGATAGCATTATCGAACGTATTGTTTATCAACAAGTGCCACCGAAAGTCGAATACAAATTATCCGATTATGGACAGACGTTAAGTGAAATTTTATCTTCTTTATGCCAATGGGGAGAATTTCACATTGCTAAAATGCACGATGAAGGTCGTCCAGTATCTTTAGAAAAGCAAGACTTTATTAATATTCCAGATTTAGTAAGCTCTGAATAATTTATAGGCATAAAAAGTAACCTCGACGTTATCATTAACATCGAGGTTACTTTTTATTGTTTATTATTAAACGCCTGAATAAGAATTAAATCCACCATCGACTGGCACAACAACACCGGTTACAAAGCCACTTTGTTTATTGTCTATTAACCAATATAAGGTACCTAACAATTCCTCTGGTTCACCAAAGCGTTGCATAGGCGTTTGTGATAAGATTTTATTGGCTCTTTCAGAATAAGAGCCATCATCATTTCTTAACAAACCTTTATTTTGTGCAGTTTCAAAAAATCCTGGCGCGATTGCATTGACGCGGATTTGACCTGCAAAGTAAGTACTTAACCATTGTGTAAAGTTGCTGACAGAAGCTTTTGCACCACTATATGCTGGAATTTTAGTTAGTGGCGTAAATGCGTTCATTGATGAAATATTAATAATTGTACCTTGTTCAGATGTCACGACATCTTGACCAAAGACTTGTGAAGGTAAAAATGTTCCTGTGTAATTTAACTTAAATACTTGATCAACACCATCTTCAGTTAAATCAAAGAAAGATTTTCCACTGTTTTCATCGTACATTTCGTCATCAGTTGTAGCATTAGGATTGTTACCGCCTGCCCCATTAATTAAGACATCAATTTGACCAAATGTTTGATTAAATGTCTTTTTAGCTTGTTCTAAGGCTTTTTTGTCTAATACGTCTGCCACTAATCCTACAGTTTGTTTATGGTCTGCGTCTATTTGTTGTTGCAAGTTAACAATCTTGTCCTCAGAACGTCCTAATATACCTACATTAGCACCTTGATCAACTAATGCTTTGACGAACGTTGAACCAATAACGCCTGTGGCACCGGTTATCACTATGTTTAAATTTTCAAATTGTGTCATTTTATTTGCGCACCCCTTCGATTAAGCCATTAATATAAGTTGCACCTAAGGCACGGTCGTATAAGCCATATCCTGCCTTACCTGTTTCTCCCCAAATCATTCGTCCATGATCGGGTCTAATTGTACCTTTAAAATCAATGTCTACTAATGCTTCAACTACGGCTTTCATGTCCACCGAACCGTTTTTAGATAAGTGTCCAGTTTCTAAGAACGAATACTCACCGATACGTTTAACGTTACGCATGTGCATAAAGTGAATATGATCTCCAAACGTTCTGATCATTGTCGGCAAGTCATTTTCAGCAAGTGAACCTAACGAACCTGTACAGAAACATATGCCGTTATTTTTACTATTATTGATAGATAATAGACGTTCATAACTATCTTTATTTTTAATAATTCTTGGAATACCGAAAATTGGCCAAGGTGGATCGTCCGGATGTATCGCTAGATCAACATCATGTTCTATCGCCGTCGGTAACACACGTTCTAAAAAGTACTCTAAGTTTTCCCATAATTGTTCTTCTGAAGTCTCACGGTAGTCTAAAATCAATTGATTCATTTCTTCTCGAGAGTAACTTTCATCCCAGCCCGGTAAATTTAAATCCGTTGTTAAAGGGTCGATATCTTTAATTTGATCATGTTTATAAATCAAAGTGTTAGAGCCATCCTCAAGTTCATAATCTAATTGTGAACGTGTCCAGTCAAATACTGGCATAAAATTATAAGTTACAGTTTTAATACCATTTTCAGCTAAATTAATAAGTGACGTTTTATAATTTTCGATAAGTTCATCTCTATTATCAACGCCTAATTTAATATTTTCATGTACAGGTAAACTTTCAACTACTTCAAACTTTAGACCTTCAGCTTCAATTGTAGCTTTTAAGTCAGCAATACGTTCACTCGTCCAAACTTCACCTACTGGCACATCATAAATGGCCGAAACAATATGCTTCATATCAGGAATTTGTTTAATTTGTTGTAAGGTTACTGGATCGTCTTTGCCGTACCATCTAAATGATAATTCCATAACGTTTAAACCTCCTTAATGCCATCGATTTTGAATAGTTTTAATGCATTATTGAAACAAATATCTTTCAGAATTTGTTCAATTGTTTTATTACTTAACGCAATTTCACCTTTTTCAATTCTGTCGCCTAATAAATTACATAAAATGCGTCTGAAGTATTCATGTCTAGTATATGAAGTCATACTTCTTGAATCTGTTAACATACCTACAAAGTTTGGTAATAGACCGACATTCGCATAATCTATTAAGTGCTGTTCCATGCCTTCTTTAGTATCGTTAAACCACCATGCTGCCCCTAATTGAACGCGATGTTCACTATTCGTAAAGTTACCAGCAGTGGCTTGTACCATTAAATGATCTTGACCATTATTTGGATAAATAATAGTGTCTGATAATGCATTGTTTAATTCTAAATGATTAAGAAAGGCGTTTAAGCGTTTTGCACTCAATTGATCGCCCACACTATCAAATCCACTATCAGCGCCAACTTGTTGGTACATTTTTGTATTATTGTTGCGTGTAGGTCCTAAGTGGAATTGCACGACCCAATTTAATTCTTTATAAACTTTTGACAATTCAGTCATAATAAAGCCAGCTAACTCGTATTGTTTTGCTTCTTCGATAACGCCACCGTTTAACACTTTTTCAAATAATTTGGCCGCTTCTTCTTCATCAACAGTGACACATGGTGTCTTTTCAAAACTTTGATCCGAACTTAAAGCACCATTTCTGTCAAAATAATATATGCGTTCTTTTAATGCTGAAATATAGCTTGTTAAATCATTAATATTACAGTCTACATTCTTTTTTAACTGTTCAACTTTTGCAGTGACTGTGTCTTTGCTTAGGAACACATAACTATCTGGTCTAAACGTTGGGCATACTTTAAAATTAACTTTTTTATCTTCATTCAATAAACGATGATATTTTAAATCGTCACATGGATCATCGGTTGTGCACACGACTGAGA
The Staphylococcus kloosii genome window above contains:
- the uxaC gene encoding glucuronate isomerase, whose protein sequence is MTLINDNFLLNNKTAEKLYQKVKNIPIIDFHCHIDAKEIYDNKNYDNITQLWLAGDHYKWRLMRADGINESFITGNAPDFDKFKAFMHMLPYSIMNPMYHWCALELKRYFNETTNFDDVDIKKLYDALNKKLSKPSHTPQALIEKSNVSVVCTTDDPCDDLKYHRLLNEDKKVNFKVCPTFRPDSYVFLSKDTVTAKVEQLKKNVDCNINDLTSYISALKERIYYFDRNGALSSDQSFEKTPCVTVDEEEAAKLFEKVLNGGVIEEAKQYELAGFIMTELSKVYKELNWVVQFHLGPTRNNNTKMYQQVGADSGFDSVGDQLSAKRLNAFLNHLELNNALSDTIIYPNNGQDHLMVQATAGNFTNSEHRVQLGAAWWFNDTKEGMEQHLIDYANVGLLPNFVGMLTDSRSMTSYTRHEYFRRILCNLLGDRIEKGEIALSNKTIEQILKDICFNNALKLFKIDGIKEV